From the Anaerolineae bacterium genome, one window contains:
- a CDS encoding twin-arginine translocation signal domain-containing protein, whose amino-acid sequence MVVAAGGPLRSSWVNRCAQAQGNETQGGAHGERCGSLIGHRESHIEGGRDMANLSRRRFMGLLGLGVGGGAVLSACGATPTPQVIERVVEKE is encoded by the coding sequence ATGGTTGTGGCAGCGGGGGGGCCATTACGTAGCTCCTGGGTCAATCGGTGCGCGCAAGCGCAGGGCAATGAGACGCAAGGGGGCGCTCATGGGGAACGGTGTGGGTCGCTTATCGGGCATCGCGAGTCTCACATTGAAGGAGGCAGGGACATGGCGAACTTGAGCAGACGGCGGTTCATGGGGTTGCTGGGCCTGGGCGTGGGGGGAGGAGCGGTGTTGTCGGCTTGCGGGGCGACGCCCACGCCGCAGGTGATCGAGCGGGTGGTGGAGAAGGAGG